GATATAATTTTATATTATTGTTATAATTTTTAAATATGTATAAAAATAAAAAAAAGAATAAAAGCAATTTCTACAAAAAGAATAATTCTGATAATTCTTCATTTTTTAAAAAATTACATAAAATATTGTCTCATAGACTTTATTTTATGTTTATACCGCATTCAAAAAAGAAAACTAGAACTTTATCTATTCCTATATACGGACTTTTAATAATAATTTTAATTATAGCCGTAGCTCTATTAATAACATTCTCATCTCTTACAAAAAATACCGTTATTGCAAGCAAAACACTCGTTCTTACAGGAAGCTATCAAGAGAGGCTTGAAGAGATTAATTCTTTAGAGAACCTATTTAATTCAGTATTTTCTAATGATTCATATAGAGAAGATATGTCTAATATGATGAATAAATTTAAAATAGAAAATACTAATTTAATAAATACAAATAATGTTGATAATGTAACACTTTTAAATGCCAGAGCTAAAGAGTTTGAAAATTTAAAAAATTATTTAGAAGAATTGAAAGCTAATATTAATTCTAAAAATAATTCGTTAGAATATGTACCAACAATTACACCAATAGATTCTAGATATGCCGTTATATCAAAACCATATCAAAAAGACTCTATTTTATCAAAAGGTATAGGCTTTCAAACAATAGCAGGTACACTAGTAAGAGCAACAGCTTCTGGTACAATTAATAGTGTAGTATACAATAAAGATGAAGGAGTAAGTATAGTTATTTATCATAGATATGGTATTATAACTACTTATAAAGGATTAGC
The genomic region above belongs to Brachyspira sp. SAP_772 and contains:
- a CDS encoding M23 family metallopeptidase — encoded protein: MYKNKKKNKSNFYKKNNSDNSSFFKKLHKILSHRLYFMFIPHSKKKTRTLSIPIYGLLIIILIIAVALLITFSSLTKNTVIASKTLVLTGSYQERLEEINSLENLFNSVFSNDSYREDMSNMMNKFKIENTNLINTNNVDNVTLLNARAKEFENLKNYLEELKANINSKNNSLEYVPTITPIDSRYAVISKPYQKDSILSKGIGFQTIAGTLVRATASGTINSVVYNKDEGVSIVIYHRYGIITTYKGLATTSVKTNVNVKKGDIIGNAKTGELEYELKLASEYVNPLIFTTLNYEEQ